The Scomber scombrus chromosome 22, fScoSco1.1, whole genome shotgun sequence genome has a window encoding:
- the mcat gene encoding malonyl-CoA-acyl carrier protein transacylase, mitochondrial, which translates to MSASVVVRLAAASRRKVRYLCRRLSTDQPVNGAPQPAAPLDSEPAAVRRPRKDPSGRTVLLFPGQGSQFVGMGRGLLKYPNVKEMFTVAQRVLGYDLLSLCLQGPEEELQKTVHCQPALFVTSLAAVERLNQENPKAIETCVAAAGFSVGEFAALVFSGAMNFAEALYAVKVRAEAMQKASELVPSGMLSVIGRPQAQYKYACLQAKEYCKSVGIEEPVCSVANYLFPDGRVIAGHQQALDFLQKNSRNLQFMRTKPLPVSGAFHTELMKSATEPLREVLHQVEIRRPEISVYSNVDGKRYMNDSHMRRQLVKQLVSPVKWEQTLHEIFERVQGEKFPHTYEVGPGKQLGATLQKCNRKAFNSYAHVEVTAYED; encoded by the exons ATGTCTGCATCAGTGGTTGTCAGACTGGCAGCAGCCTCCAGAAGGAAGGTCAGGTATCTGTGCCGGAGACTGTCCACCGACCAGCCGGTTAATGGAGCTCCTCAGCCGGCTGCTCCTCTGGACAGCGAGCCGGCGGCGGTGCGGAGACCCAGAAAGGACCCAAGCGGCCGCACCGTGCTCCTCTTTCCCGGCCAGGGCAGCCAATTTGTGGGCATGGGTCGCGGACTTTTAAAGTACCCTAACGTTAAAGAAATGTTCACAGTAGCCCAGAGGGTCCTCGGGTACGACCTGCTGTCTCTGTGCCTGCAGGGACccgaggaggagctgcagaagACGGTTCACTGTCAGCCGGCTTTGTTTGTCACCTCTCTGGCTGCTGTGGAGAGGCTGAACCAAGAAAACCCCAAG GCCATTGAGAcatgtgttgctgctgcaggtTTCAGCGTTGGAGAATTTGCCGCACTTGTCTTTTCTGGTGCCATGAACTTTGCAGAAG CTTTGTATGCGGTGAAGGTGCGTGCAGAGGCCATGCAGAAAGCGTCAGAGCTGGTTCCCAGTGGAATGCTGTCAGTGATTGGTAGACCGCAGGCCCAGTACAAATATGCCTGTTTGCAGGCTAAGGAGTACTGCAAGAGCGTGGGGATTGAGGAGCCGGTCTGCTCTGTGGCCAACTATCTGTTCCCTGATGGCAGGGTCATTGCAGGACACCAACAG GCGCTGGATTTCCTCCAGAAGAACTCGAGGAATCTCCAGTTCATGAGGACCAAACCTCTCCCGGTTAGCGGAGCCTTCCACACTGAACTGATGAAATCAGCCACTGAACCCCTCAGAGAGGTTCTCCATCAGGTGGAG ATTCGTCGTCCTGAGATCAGCGTGTACTCCAATGTGGACGGCAAACGCTACATGAATGATAGCCACATGCGCCGACAGCTGGTGAAGCAGCTGGTGTCACCGGTGAAGTGGGAGCAGACTCTACACGAGATCTTCGAGAGGGTGCAGGGGGAAAAGTTCCCTCACACCTATGAGGTCGGCCCTGGAAAGCAGCTCGGCGCCACGCTTCAGAAGTGCAACAGGAAGGCCTTCAACTCGTACGCGCATGTGGAAGTCACGGCTTATGAGGACTGA